aGAATATTCCACACTCCCCTGAAACTTGAAGGACACATGAAACGCGCCTCCATGCGAGGAAAGTTCTTACGaacatgaataaatgctatcgagaagacctcagttgccttagactaaatttcgaaagcttctggcgaaaactgttaagctcattatcaccaaaactttgtgtcccgatctgacaattatactaaatacaacacatgtatatctactttttttataatatctttCATCATAAGTAAGTTGacttcgttaataaattttatactcaaaatatgattttgatttagcGGTTCAAAATGTTTTGGAGTAGTATTAAAAGAGCTAATTCTACACGAAGAATTTGTTCCTTtaccaatttattaatttttagagaaatgctgatttccattTACCAAACAAGCtccagataataataataataataataataataataataataataataataataataataataataataataataataataataataataataataataataataataataataataataataataataataataataataataataataataataataataataataataataataataataataataataataataataataataataataataataataataataataataataataataataataataataataataataataataataataataataataataataataataataataataataataataataataataataataataataataataataataataataataataataataataataataataataataataataataataataataataataataataataataataataataataataataataataataataataataataataataataataataataataataataataataataataataataataataataataataataataataataataataataataataataataataataataataataataataataataataataataataataataataataataataataataataataataataataataataataataataataataataataataataataataataataataataataataataataataataataataataataataataataataataataataataataataataataataataataataataataataataataataataataataataataataataataataataataataataataataataataataataataataataataataataataataataataataataataataataataataataataataataataataataataataataataataataataataataataataataataataataataataataataataataataataataataataataataataataataataataataataataataataataataataataataataataataataataataataataataataataataataataataataataataataataataataataataataataataataataataataataataataataataataataataataataataataataataataataataataataataataataataataataataataataataataataataataataataataataataataataataataataataataataataataataataataataataataataataataataataataataataataataataataataataataataataataataataataataataataataataataataataataataataataataataataataataataataataataataataataataataataataataataataataataataataataataataataataataataataataataataataataataataataataataataataataataataataataataataataataataataataataataataataataataataataataataataataataataataataataataataataataataataataataataataataataataataataataataataataataataataataataataataataataataataataataataataataataataataataataataataataataataataataataataataataataataataataataataataataataataataataataataataataataataataataataataataataataataataataataataataataataataataataataataataataataataataataataataataataataataataataataataataataataataataataataataataataataataataataataataataataataataataataataataataataataataataataataataataataataataataataataataataataataataataataataataataataataataataataataataataataataataataataataataataataataataataataataataataataataataataataataataataataataataataataataataataataataataataataataataataataataataataataataataataataataataataataataataataataataataataataataataataataataataataataataataataataataataataataataataataataataataataataataataataataataataataataataataataataataataataataataataataataataataataataataataataataataataataataataataataataataataataataataataataataataataataataataataataataataataataataataataataataataataataataataataataataataataataataataataataataataataataataataataataataataataataataataataataataataataataataataataataataataataataataataataataataataataataataataataataataataataataataataataataataataataataataataataataataataataataataataataataataataataataataataataataataataataataataataataataataataataataataataataataataataataataataataataataataataataataataataataataataataataataataataataataataataataataataataataataataataataataataataataataataataataataataataataataataataataataataataataataataataataataataataataataataataataataataataataataataataataataataataataataataataataataataataataataataataataataataataataataataataataataataataataataataataataataataataataataataataataataataataataataataataataataatcataataatcataataataatcataataataataataataataataataataataataataataataataataataataataataataataataataataataatcataataataatcataataataataatcataataataatgatgatgtggtcatcaaaaaatctcaaatcatattgtagagtagattttaagatcaatttacttagtaaattgttgccttcttatgatttctttaatgaaatattcagtattagcttagcttgattgactactcacatccaccctaAATCATTGAAATCGAAATGCAATCTGAAACATGTTTAAgaccaatattttttaattagctTTGTAAACTTCgttgatgttttttaaatgatgagattttttaaaacaagcacatttcgaattccatgatcgcaaggcgtggctcagtagaatgaattccacatcgccaatggttgctactccgtgattgaccgaggccatcaactttgcccagaggtcaaaagaatggtgtctgggattgacagcccattcacaatgaacaaaattgatgctctctctttaaacatcaataacggcgccggccacgtcctagtagtcaagagatagattttgaaaaaagagagaaagggataatagaacaaatttatgctttaggaccgaggtcacctctgcatcctagcaaataatttttttggaagatgggttaagggatatgatcaggagacacttttgactagtgttaaaATCCGACAAAACAATTGATATTAACCTACGTTCCTACTGATatataaaagaattaaaaaaaaaaaatcgtcctataattgtttaaaattgatgtaaccattgaaattcattaaaacgttttttttgttatgatttgacCCTCGGGAAACGATGGGTTATTATTAAACGAATGAATCGTTGCATGTAATAAAAACGAATTCTACTTTTCGTTTTTCtcgtaatttttcatcaaaactataataaagCTCCAATGTCTTTGTTATGCACTAACAATgttacaaattattttttttacgacTCTCCTTTTACTagcccaaagttaggaaaaataccttaataaaaccatttgtaaataaaaaagaaaaaaaaattataatttttgtcaagcTGGGCTGTGAAAACGACCTactttaaattcttatttagcaaaaaataaaaccatcattttttgatagagtcttaattaaattgatatttatccGTTCTTCTCAAGGGTTTCCAAAGATTgagatt
This sequence is a window from Uranotaenia lowii strain MFRU-FL chromosome 3, ASM2978415v1, whole genome shotgun sequence. Protein-coding genes within it:
- the LOC129754624 gene encoding probable serine/threonine-protein kinase clkA, whose amino-acid sequence is NNNNNNNNNNNNNNNNNNNNNNNNNNNNNNNNNNNNNNNNNNNNNNNNNNNNNNNNNNNNNNNNNNNNNNNNNNNNNNNNNNNNNNNNNNNNNNNNNNNNNNNNNNNNNNNNNNNNNNNNNNNNNNNNNNNNNNNNNNNNNNNNNNNNNNNNNNNNNNNNNNNNNNNNNNNNNNNNNNNNNNNNNNNNNNNNNNNNNNNNNNNNNNNNNNNNNNNNNNNNNNNNNNNNNNNNNNNNNNNNNNNNNNNNNNNNNNNNNNNNNNNNNNNNNNNNNNNNNNNNNNNNNNNNNNNNNNNNNNNNNNNNNNN